The DNA region CGTCCCATCCGCTCATCCCGTCGTCGGACCATCCGAATTCCGTCAGATGAACGGGCTTGCCGGCCGCTGCCTGAATTCGCTCGTTCATCGCTGCCGTGACGGACTCGTAGCTCGCCCCGTAAACGTGGAAGCTGTAGCCGTCGATATGTTCGGACGCATGCTCTGCCATGTAAGCCGTCCAATCCGGTGCACCCGTCTCTTCGGGAGCCCAAATTTCAATACGGTCACGGAGACCGTCAGTGCTCAGCTGCTGGCTAACTTTCCTGACCATTTCCGCGTAATATGCCTTTTGGTCCCCAGTCGTCTCATAATCCCAATTGCCGTTAGGCTCATTATAGAAGGTCAAATATTTAATGTTGTCGTAACCGCGCCCATCGATTAATTCGCTTAAAGCCGCCGAAGCCGAGCGCGCGAATGCGCCCAGATCCGCCGGTGCGCTAATATAAGGATCGACGCCCGGAAGGACGAACCAGTCATGGATGGCCGAGCCGTTCTTCCAACCGAAATTGAGCTCGATCTCCGTTCCGGCTGCTTGAAAGGCGTCCATATACTTATAAAAGGCTTGCATTTCAGCGCTTTCCCAATCGTAGCTTCCTTTGGTTTTCTCCATCCAATCCACCTGAAACCATACCCGCGCCACTTTGGGCTTCATGGCGACGATTCGTTTCTTGTCGATCTCCCAGTCCGTGTCCGTGTATCCAAACTGGGTGGTTCCCGGCATCAGGCTGCTCGGGATGACGTTGACGCCGACTCCCCTGAAGTCCTCCTGAATGACCGTACCGGGGTCAATGCGAACCGTATGGCTTGCAGGGCTGTCTGCCAAACTGGAATCTGCGGCTGCCGTGCCGGCTCCGATGGATGACAGGAGGAGGGCGGCGCACAGCAGCCCCTTGCGGCACAGCGCGAACATGGATTTCTTACTCGTCATTTCACACGCTCCTTTACGAATAATGAATGACCTCCTGATGGATAACCTCTATCACCTCCTTGCTGCAAGCTCTCAGATCGCCTAAGGGTTCTTCTTCGTTCGTCGTAATCATCATAGACGAAGCTATGTGGCCGGACCCATGAACAATCTCGTGAATCCATTGAAAAAAATGAGGCTTATCCCGGCGCGGAGGTTGAAACATTTTGCGGCCAGGTTGAAACATTTGCCAGGCCACTTTAATCATCAAATTCCGAAACAAGACACAAAAAAACAGCGGATTCTCCGCTGTTCAGTGGTTGCCTGCATGGAGCGCGTCCACTGCAGACTGCTTTTGTGTTGAAGGCTGCATGCAACTGCATGCAACCTTGCTTATAGCGATGGTCCTGCTCCGCCGTCAATATTCACCGATGTTCCTGTGACGTAAGAAGCTGCTTCGGATGCAAGGAACACGATGACTTTCGCCGCTTCATCGGTGTCGCCGATCCGGCCGAGCGGAATGTGGTGACGGGGATCCCGGGCGTATTGCTCCCATGTGAGACCCGGCTCTTCTCGCTTCCAGCGCTGCTCCAGCTGGTCGCTTCGGATCATGCCGATGCAAACGGTGTTGACCCGAATTCCGTCCTGCGCCAAATCACGGCTCATGGCCTTCGTCAAGGCTTGTCCGGCGGCGCGGCTTACACTGCTGGGCATCGATGATGCAGGCGGGGTCTTGGCTGAAGATGTCGTGATATTCACGATGCATCCGCCCCCCGCGGCACGCAAATGCGGCACCGCTGCACGGGAGATGCGAATCGCTCCGAACAGCTTCAGATCCAAATCGGCTGTCCATGCTTCGTCGTCTATCCCTTCAAACGGCTTCGCAGCAGCGGTTCCAGCATTATTGATGACGATGTCGAGCCGGCCGTAGCGCTTGACGGTTTCCGCTACCGCCCGCTCGCAATCCGCCGGCTTCGTCACGTCGGCGCTGATGATCAGGACATCCGCTCCTGCCCGGTCCTTGATGATCGCGGCCGCGTCTTCCAGCTGCTCCTCGTTCCGGGCGCAAATGGCAACCATCGCCCCTTCCGCAGCGAACGTGACAGCCGTTTCCAACCCGATGCCCTTGCTCCCGCCGGTTACGAGAGCCACTTTGCCTTGAAGTCCTAAGTCCATCTCCTTGAGCTCCTTTCGATTCCATCCTTCATGTAATATAATGTCCTTCACCATCATTTTATCATTTGACCCATGCGGGTACTATGAATTCAGGCAACAATGATTTCCGGCAATAAAGGAAAAGCCGATGCCCTTGACCGGACACCGGCTTGTTCTGCTATATGCTGATACTTCTATTTCTTCTGTGCCAGCCACTGCGACAGCACCGTAATATCGTCTTCCGAAAGTCTGTCCTTGAACGCTGGCATGCCTCCGCGGCCGTTTGAAATAATGCCGGCAATCTCTTCGGCGGAATGCTCAGCGCCTATCTTCTGAAGGCTTGGAAAGTTGCCGCCGCCGCCCAAATCCGTTGCATGGCAAGCCATGCAGTTTGCATTATACAGCGACTGCGCTTGAGCGCTGACATCCCCGCCAGTCGCTCCCTCGCCATTACCTGCATTTCCGCCATTCGCCGTATCCGGAGCCTGCTCGGTTCCGTCAGCCGGAGCGGGTTCTGTTGCATTATTCCCTCCGCCGCCGCAGGCTGCCAGCGATAGAACCAGCACGGTGATCAGTGCCGCTGCGAACCAACTTTTTTTGAACATTGTGTGTAGTACCTCCTTGAAGTGTGATGTGTAAGCTGCAGGTTATACCAACAGCCCGCCCTTTTTACTGTATTGGACAATCCCCTCAGCCGCGCGATAAGCTAAAGCTCCAACAGTGCCTGTCGGATTGTAGCCGCTGTTATGCGGGAAGGCGGACGCCCCGATGACAAACAAGTTTTCCATATCCCACATCTGCATATAGTTGTTCACTGCCGAAGTGTCGGGGCTTGCCCCCATAATGACGCCGCCGGTATTATGCGTGGATTGGTAAGTCGTGATTTCGTACGGCCCAAGCTCTTTCATTTTCAAAATGCGGTCGGTGCCCATCTCCTTCATAATGTCCCCGCAGCGGTCCGATAGATATCGTGCCAGCTCCCGGTCCTGCTCCTCGAAGTCGAAAGTGATCCGAATAAGCGGATCCCCGAACGCATCCTTGTAGGTCGGATCCAAATCGAGGTAGTGATGCCGAAACGGCATCGAGGAGCCTTGGGAACCGATCGTAAGCACGCTGTTGGCGTATTTCAAGGAATTTGCCTTGAACTCTTTGCCCCAACGCGGTGAATCCTCAGGTACCGGGTTATTCTGAATCGGACGCTGGCCGGTAAACGTATGGGCAATGTTTCCGCCATGGATGAACTTCAGATCGGAGTGATCGAAATTGTCCCCGTTATAATCGTCCACGCAGACGCCGAGACTGCCCGCACCGGCGTACAGGTTGAATTTCTGATCGTCGAAGAAGCCGACCGCATTTCCTTTGATAACCTGATAGGCGTAGTTTTTGCCAATGACTCCCTTACCGGTGGCCGGATCGTACGGCTTGCCAATCTTGGACAGCAGCATCAGGCGGGTGTTATTAAATACATACCCCGTTGAGACCACAATATCCGCAGGCTGCTCAATTTCCTCGCCCGTTGTCATGTCCGTGTACATAACTCCGGTCGCTTTGCCTCCGCTATGTAAGATCCTTCTTACGTAGGAGTGCGTCCGGATTTCGAACTTACCGGTTTTCTTCGCAACCGGAATCACGGTAACGACAGGGTCGGCTTTCGCGCCGTATTCGCAGCCAAACCGCTCGCAATATCCGCAATATTGGCACGCCGCACGCGAAATGCCATCCGGGTTCGTGTAGCTTTCCGACAGGTTGGCGGAAGGAACGGTGTACGGGTGGAGATTGAGCTTTTTCGCAGCCTCCACGAACATCTTCATCGATGGCGTATGGAGCATCGGCGGTGTCGGATACTCGTTCGAACGCTTACCCGCGAGCGGGTTCACCTCGCCTGAGATGCCCGCCATTTTCTCGAATTTATCAAAGTACGGCTCAAGCTTGTCGTAGGTAATTCCCCAATCCTGAATCATCATGCCCGGCGGTATTTTATCTTTCCCATATCGCTCTTCCGTCATGCTGCGGATTTCAAAATCATACGGAAGGAACCGGTACGTCTGCCCGTTCCAGTGTACGCCGGCCCCGCCTACTCCCTCTCCGAGAAGGAAGGATCCATACTGCCGCATAGGCAGGGCACGAATTTTCTCATTGCCCCGGAACGTAATCGTTTCTTTGGATAGGTCCTGCATCAGTTCATAACGAAGGGCGTAACGAAGTTCGTCATGCGCCATATAGTAATCTTCCGTCACTCTTTCTTTTCCTCTTTCCAATCCAACAACGGACAGCCCTTGTTTGGTCAATTCCGAAGCGATAATGCCGCCGGCCCAGCCGACGCCGATTATGACAACATCCGTCTTAGGCAATTTTTTGGCCATTTGGTTACCTCTCTTACGTGTATAGTGATTGAACTACAAGTGATCTCTCAAACTCTGTGGCGGAACAACGGTGTAATCTTTCTCGATAATATTCGTGTACGTCATCTGGTTGCCGGGATAATCCCTCATCGCCCAGCCCTGCATGTTCTTATTGCCGCCATATAAAGGATCGCTGTAGACCCCTTCCAAGGTACTGCTGCGGAGCAGATTAAAGAATCCGCTTGCTGAGATCGTCGTAAGGTTCACTTCATCATTCTGAAATGCGGTCAATACGGCATCCTGCTCTTCAGGAGACAGAGCCGGGAAGTCTTTCTTGTATTTCTTCTGGCTGTAGTTCTGTAGCTCCCGCAAACCGATATAGAAAATCTCCCGCCGGTTAATGCGCCCCTGATACCCCTGCGTCTTCTCACCGACATAGAATGGCGGCTGCATATAGTCTCTGGCATTGAAGCCCCAATCCCCGGCCAGCTGGTGGTCGATAAAAAAAGCTACGCCCAGGTCCTTTGCTCCTGGACCGTTATCATCCGCCGGGAAGATTCGCTCCACAGCGGCTTGCGTAATAGCATACTGCTCTTGCGTGAAAAACATTAAAGCTTCATTGTAGTTCTTTTGTTGCTGCTGCGGGGCCGGCGGCGTTGCCGGCTTGGTTTCCTCCTTCGGGATCAGATATCCTAGCAATCCCCCTAGCACGACGCCTCCGACAGCATAGCCGGATCTCGTCAAGAACTTCCGTCGTGACATTCTTTGCGACTCTTTGGTTTTCGTCGCTTCACGGTTTTCATTTTGTTGTGAATGTTGATCTTGTTCGCTCAAGGCTTTGCACCCCTACTCTAGTTCATTTGGATACCGTTATTGTCCCCAGCAAAATTCCATTCATACATTATTCTCCATCCGGGCATGCTACATTTACCAAACCATATGGAGGCGAATAGTTATGAATCCATTTTGGAGTCGCTGCCAAGCTCCGATTCTAGTATCTGCGCTGCTGC from Paenibacillus ihbetae includes:
- a CDS encoding SDR family NAD(P)-dependent oxidoreductase is translated as MDLGLQGKVALVTGGSKGIGLETAVTFAAEGAMVAICARNEEQLEDAAAIIKDRAGADVLIISADVTKPADCERAVAETVKRYGRLDIVINNAGTAAAKPFEGIDDEAWTADLDLKLFGAIRISRAAVPHLRAAGGGCIVNITTSSAKTPPASSMPSSVSRAAGQALTKAMSRDLAQDGIRVNTVCIGMIRSDQLEQRWKREEPGLTWEQYARDPRHHIPLGRIGDTDEAAKVIVFLASEAASYVTGTSVNIDGGAGPSL
- a CDS encoding c-type cytochrome translates to MFKKSWFAAALITVLVLSLAACGGGGNNATEPAPADGTEQAPDTANGGNAGNGEGATGGDVSAQAQSLYNANCMACHATDLGGGGNFPSLQKIGAEHSAEEIAGIISNGRGGMPAFKDRLSEDDITVLSQWLAQKK
- a CDS encoding gluconate 2-dehydrogenase subunit 3 family protein yields the protein MSEQDQHSQQNENREATKTKESQRMSRRKFLTRSGYAVGGVVLGGLLGYLIPKEETKPATPPAPQQQQKNYNEALMFFTQEQYAITQAAVERIFPADDNGPGAKDLGVAFFIDHQLAGDWGFNARDYMQPPFYVGEKTQGYQGRINRREIFYIGLRELQNYSQKKYKKDFPALSPEEQDAVLTAFQNDEVNLTTISASGFFNLLRSSTLEGVYSDPLYGGNKNMQGWAMRDYPGNQMTYTNIIEKDYTVVPPQSLRDHL
- a CDS encoding GMC family oxidoreductase, encoding MAKKLPKTDVVIIGVGWAGGIIASELTKQGLSVVGLERGKERVTEDYYMAHDELRYALRYELMQDLSKETITFRGNEKIRALPMRQYGSFLLGEGVGGAGVHWNGQTYRFLPYDFEIRSMTEERYGKDKIPPGMMIQDWGITYDKLEPYFDKFEKMAGISGEVNPLAGKRSNEYPTPPMLHTPSMKMFVEAAKKLNLHPYTVPSANLSESYTNPDGISRAACQYCGYCERFGCEYGAKADPVVTVIPVAKKTGKFEIRTHSYVRRILHSGGKATGVMYTDMTTGEEIEQPADIVVSTGYVFNNTRLMLLSKIGKPYDPATGKGVIGKNYAYQVIKGNAVGFFDDQKFNLYAGAGSLGVCVDDYNGDNFDHSDLKFIHGGNIAHTFTGQRPIQNNPVPEDSPRWGKEFKANSLKYANSVLTIGSQGSSMPFRHHYLDLDPTYKDAFGDPLIRITFDFEEQDRELARYLSDRCGDIMKEMGTDRILKMKELGPYEITTYQSTHNTGGVIMGASPDTSAVNNYMQMWDMENLFVIGASAFPHNSGYNPTGTVGALAYRAAEGIVQYSKKGGLLV